One region of Gilliamella sp. ESL0405 genomic DNA includes:
- a CDS encoding sigma 54-interacting transcriptional regulator, with protein MQAAIIEINNNQLLVAYNSAAKALFTHNTLVLNQPFNYKKVFNLDESSNLDIHDDTIIVLNSQYFLLQKVDEQSKTIFILQSIEYLKKRLSKIQVVGRHAFDIFATESLVMKKLIAQAKAFSMQREPLLISGETGTGKDLLAHACHQYSPRGDQTFLALNCAAMPDDVVESELYGHAAGAYPGVTESKKGFFEQANGGSVLLDGIDEMSFQMQTKLLRFINDGYFRRVGDDNEVYVDVRIICATKVDLAGLVEQGKFRKDLYYRLNVLSLNLPSLQERQDDIAPLTKIFVDEFANKQGITPPTIDDNVIEFLTRYSWPGNVRQLKNVLYSALAQLTSSVLTTKDIVLPIPTTSQLSWINNIENKTLDEMTKQFEKEILLRLYDKYPSSRKLAKRLGVSHTAIANKLRDYGIGR; from the coding sequence TAGTATTGAATCAACCATTTAATTATAAAAAAGTATTCAATTTAGATGAATCGTCAAATTTAGATATCCATGATGACACGATAATTGTTTTAAATTCTCAATACTTCCTGTTACAAAAAGTCGATGAACAATCTAAAACGATCTTTATTTTACAATCTATTGAATATTTGAAAAAAAGGTTATCTAAAATACAAGTTGTTGGGCGGCATGCATTTGATATTTTCGCAACAGAAAGTTTGGTAATGAAAAAACTCATTGCACAAGCTAAAGCTTTTTCAATGCAACGTGAACCACTTTTAATATCGGGCGAAACAGGGACGGGCAAAGATTTACTTGCTCATGCTTGTCATCAATATAGTCCACGAGGAGATCAAACCTTCTTAGCGCTAAATTGTGCAGCCATGCCCGATGATGTCGTTGAAAGTGAATTATATGGACACGCAGCCGGTGCTTATCCGGGGGTAACTGAAAGTAAAAAAGGCTTTTTTGAGCAGGCGAATGGTGGATCGGTATTACTTGATGGCATTGATGAAATGTCATTTCAAATGCAAACAAAATTATTACGATTCATCAATGACGGTTATTTTCGCCGAGTTGGGGATGATAACGAAGTTTATGTCGATGTAAGAATTATTTGTGCCACTAAAGTGGATTTGGCCGGTTTAGTTGAACAGGGCAAATTTAGAAAAGATCTTTATTATCGGCTTAATGTCTTATCGCTGAATCTACCTTCATTACAAGAACGCCAAGATGATATCGCACCTTTAACGAAAATCTTTGTCGATGAATTTGCCAACAAACAAGGGATCACCCCACCAACGATCGATGACAATGTGATAGAGTTTTTAACTCGTTACTCTTGGCCGGGTAATGTACGTCAGCTTAAAAATGTTCTTTATTCAGCATTAGCTCAACTTACTTCATCTGTTTTAACAACAAAAGATATTGTGCTACCGATTCCAACTACGTCACAATTATCTTGGATCAATAATATTGAAAATAAAACACTTGATGAAATGACTAAGCAGTTTGAAAAAGAGATTTTATTAAGGCTGTATGATAAGTACCCTAGCTCAAGAAAACTGGCCAAAAGGTTAGGGGTATCACATACAGCGATTGCCAATAAGTTAAGAGATTATGGAATAGGGCGATAA